The following coding sequences lie in one Megalodesulfovibrio gigas DSM 1382 = ATCC 19364 genomic window:
- a CDS encoding Fur family transcriptional regulator — protein sequence MALNGSPGPDVPVAQARLERMLARLKEEGHRLTPQRVAILRVLAESAGHPSVEQVHQRVLRQYPNTSLATVYKAVTLLKQRGEVLELGFSERDNRYDGARPEPHPHLICTACGAILDPQTHDPGVLEEMARRVAAETGYAIAAFRLDFYGLCPACQAGQQVPGMSGNRG from the coding sequence ATGGCGCTGAACGGCTCGCCCGGGCCTGATGTCCCGGTTGCGCAGGCGCGGCTGGAGCGGATGCTGGCCCGACTCAAAGAGGAAGGCCACCGCCTCACGCCGCAGCGCGTGGCCATCCTGCGTGTGCTGGCCGAGAGTGCAGGGCATCCCTCTGTGGAGCAGGTGCACCAGCGCGTACTGCGGCAGTACCCCAACACCAGCCTGGCCACGGTGTACAAGGCCGTGACCCTGCTCAAGCAGCGCGGCGAGGTGCTGGAGCTGGGCTTCAGCGAGCGGGACAACCGCTACGACGGCGCGCGGCCCGAGCCGCACCCGCACCTGATCTGCACTGCCTGCGGGGCCATCCTTGATCCACAGACGCACGATCCTGGCGTCCTGGAGGAGATGGCCCGGCGTGTGGCCGCGGAAACCGGCTACGCCATTGCGGCCTTCCGACTGGATTTCTACGGCCTGTGCCCGGCCTGCCAGGCCGGACAGCAGGTCCCCGGCATGTCCGGCAATCGCGGCTGA
- a CDS encoding FlgO family outer membrane protein, which produces MLPAQAASAGRPRVVAILGFEFLGEVSGGRASINATAAHRGRMVTEMFTTEAVRSGVFHVVERTVLDTVLAEMEFGDAGLSGSAAQKIGRMVNADAVLSGAVSEYRGELRIDARLINVADGRVVLADKAFAADTLPSISDAVEEVLEKMADALAPTTGTPDAHSLANAPVKAPAALQFSARAAQPLPAAAVRVTASSFDAPTEQANFEPDNVTDGDPTTAWVEGGGEGGTGEWLRIAFDTPQQVTDIQCVNGMGAPAMFAQYSRIQDLEVELSTGRRVRVQLQDANGWQPMVRVDETVSWIAFHIVSVYPGERARRAALSEVEIAVGGTPR; this is translated from the coding sequence ATGCTGCCGGCACAGGCTGCCAGTGCAGGCCGGCCGCGCGTTGTGGCCATTCTGGGCTTTGAGTTTTTGGGCGAGGTGTCGGGCGGTCGTGCATCCATCAACGCCACGGCGGCGCACCGCGGCCGCATGGTCACGGAGATGTTCACCACCGAGGCCGTGCGTAGCGGCGTGTTCCATGTGGTGGAGCGCACGGTGCTGGACACCGTGCTGGCGGAAATGGAATTCGGCGATGCCGGCCTTTCCGGCTCTGCGGCCCAGAAGATCGGGCGCATGGTCAATGCCGATGCCGTGCTGTCCGGGGCGGTTTCCGAGTATCGCGGCGAGTTGCGCATTGACGCCCGGCTCATCAACGTAGCTGACGGCCGGGTGGTCCTGGCAGACAAGGCCTTTGCCGCGGACACCTTGCCCTCCATTTCCGACGCCGTGGAAGAAGTGCTGGAAAAAATGGCCGATGCCCTGGCCCCCACCACGGGCACGCCGGACGCCCATTCCCTGGCCAACGCCCCGGTAAAGGCGCCGGCGGCGTTGCAGTTCTCGGCCAGGGCTGCGCAGCCTCTGCCTGCGGCGGCCGTGCGCGTCACGGCGTCTTCCTTCGATGCCCCCACGGAACAGGCCAATTTCGAGCCGGACAATGTGACCGACGGCGACCCCACCACCGCCTGGGTGGAGGGCGGCGGCGAGGGCGGGACAGGCGAATGGCTGCGCATCGCCTTTGACACCCCGCAGCAGGTGACGGACATCCAGTGCGTCAACGGCATGGGCGCGCCGGCCATGTTTGCGCAATACAGCCGCATCCAGGATCTGGAGGTGGAATTGTCCACGGGCCGGCGCGTGCGCGTGCAGCTCCAGGATGCCAACGGCTGGCAGCCCATGGTGCGGGTGGACGAAACCGTGTCCTGGATCGCCTTCCATATCGTCTCTGTCTATCCCGGGGAACGTGCCCGTCGGGCGGCGCTTTCGGAGGTGGAGATTGCCGTGGGGGGAACCCCCCGGTGA
- the greA gene encoding transcription elongation factor GreA gives MSSIPISKEGFKRLEQELEQLKAARPEVIQAIKEAREEGDLRENAGYDAARERQGMMEARIRYIEGRMATANIIDLKTIFSEKVTFGATVEIEDVDTGDSKTYTILGPDEAEPTKGSISILSPVAQALMGKEEGDEVTVEAPKGRIQYEIVSIKYLGGAHGLN, from the coding sequence ATGAGCAGCATCCCCATTTCCAAGGAAGGCTTCAAACGGCTGGAGCAGGAGCTGGAACAGCTCAAGGCGGCTCGGCCGGAAGTGATCCAGGCCATCAAGGAAGCCCGCGAGGAAGGCGATCTTCGGGAAAACGCCGGGTACGACGCCGCCCGCGAACGCCAGGGCATGATGGAAGCCCGTATCCGCTACATCGAAGGGCGCATGGCCACGGCCAACATCATCGACCTCAAGACCATTTTCAGCGAGAAGGTGACCTTCGGCGCCACCGTGGAAATCGAGGATGTGGACACCGGCGACAGCAAGACCTACACCATCCTCGGCCCGGACGAAGCGGAACCCACCAAGGGCTCCATCTCCATCCTTTCCCCTGTGGCCCAGGCCCTCATGGGCAAGGAAGAAGGCGACGAAGTGACCGTGGAAGCGCCCAAGGGCCGCATCCAGTACGAAATCGTCTCCATCAAATACCTGGGCGGCGCGCACGGGCTGAATTAG
- a CDS encoding Lon protease family protein, which produces MTMPRPLPAERLRAWLDPAKLPCDDSTAISLVARLPDSQPRPQPRALDAMQLGLAINDRGYNIYLCGEANLGRTYLVRDFLAPHAKKRPTPSDLIYVTNFDDVDKPRLIALPPGGGKLLKQELAQAFTRIKRDVPAKFEHETYFNRRKAITDGLQIARDELLEQMAQDASSQGFNLDMDDEGGYTIYPLMEGKVLSQDEYQRLDPTTRKTIKQRSDALMHAMNGHMRKMFLEERDVRERERTLDEDTLREVLAEHLHPLRDRFKKEWKNKALQEFFEGIDRDVIEHLDLVAPREGGSQERPAQAGSASGPMAFEGPPPSLEDFFLRYEINVFVDNADTQGAPVVIEDHPTLSNLLGCVEREAEMGALVADFSLIKSGALHKAQGGFLVLHVEDILQHAGAWEGLLRALRSGLAKIEDPAEQQETVRTKTIEPEPLALDVKVVLIGGDEAYEALLHHDDRFHKFFKIKAHLQEHIPRDAKTIKQYLGSLGRIIHEAGLLPFDRHALAQLVDYGSVLAEDQKKLSLKLPLLRERMLEASALARMEGAAMVDGAILARAIQAKEYRSNLYEEEFMEEYDRELIKVATSGSRVGTVNGLSVTWYGDYEIGLPHQISATVGVGHGGIVDLEREAELGGPIHTKAMMILKSYLVSLFAQDKPLVLTGSLCFEQSYAHVEGDSASGAELAALLSALSGAPLNLSLAFTGAVSQSGGILAVGGVTRKVEGFFKVCKRRGLTGTQGVLLPADNIVHLMLSEEVLEAVRAGAFHVYAVASIEEAMELLTGIPAGKPRKDGGFTKDSLYDRVDKRLAALAKTAREYEGRGKSR; this is translated from the coding sequence ATGACAATGCCTCGTCCTTTGCCTGCCGAACGTCTGCGTGCCTGGCTTGATCCTGCCAAGCTCCCCTGCGACGACTCCACCGCCATCTCCCTCGTTGCCAGGCTGCCCGACTCCCAGCCCCGGCCCCAGCCCCGGGCCCTGGACGCCATGCAGCTCGGGCTGGCCATCAACGACCGCGGGTACAATATCTACCTGTGCGGCGAGGCCAACCTGGGCCGCACCTACCTGGTGCGCGATTTCCTTGCGCCCCACGCAAAAAAACGGCCCACCCCGTCGGATCTCATCTACGTCACCAATTTCGACGATGTGGACAAGCCTCGGCTCATTGCCCTGCCTCCCGGCGGCGGCAAGCTCCTCAAGCAGGAGCTGGCCCAGGCCTTCACGCGCATCAAGCGGGACGTTCCGGCCAAATTCGAGCACGAGACCTACTTCAACCGGCGCAAGGCCATCACCGATGGCCTGCAGATTGCCCGGGACGAGTTGCTGGAGCAGATGGCCCAGGATGCGTCCTCCCAGGGCTTCAACCTGGACATGGACGACGAGGGCGGCTACACCATCTACCCCCTCATGGAAGGCAAGGTCCTTTCCCAGGACGAATACCAGCGCCTGGACCCCACCACCCGCAAGACCATCAAGCAGCGCAGCGATGCCCTGATGCACGCCATGAACGGCCACATGCGCAAGATGTTCCTGGAAGAACGCGACGTGCGCGAACGGGAACGCACCCTGGATGAAGACACCCTGCGCGAGGTGCTGGCCGAACATCTGCATCCCCTGCGGGATCGCTTCAAAAAAGAGTGGAAGAACAAGGCGCTGCAGGAATTTTTTGAGGGCATCGACCGCGATGTCATTGAGCATCTGGATCTGGTGGCTCCCCGGGAAGGCGGGTCGCAGGAACGGCCGGCCCAGGCTGGCAGCGCCTCCGGCCCCATGGCCTTCGAGGGGCCGCCGCCCTCCCTGGAAGACTTTTTCCTGCGCTACGAAATCAATGTCTTCGTGGACAATGCGGATACCCAGGGCGCGCCGGTGGTCATCGAGGATCATCCCACCCTCTCCAACCTGCTGGGCTGCGTGGAGCGCGAGGCCGAGATGGGCGCGCTGGTGGCGGATTTCTCCCTCATCAAGTCCGGCGCGTTGCACAAGGCCCAGGGCGGCTTTCTGGTGTTGCACGTGGAGGACATCCTCCAACACGCCGGGGCCTGGGAAGGCCTGCTGCGGGCGCTCAGATCCGGCCTGGCCAAGATCGAGGACCCCGCCGAGCAGCAGGAGACCGTCCGCACCAAGACCATCGAACCCGAACCCCTGGCGCTGGATGTAAAGGTTGTGCTCATCGGCGGCGACGAGGCCTACGAGGCCCTGCTGCACCACGACGACCGCTTTCACAAATTCTTCAAGATCAAGGCGCACCTGCAGGAGCACATCCCCCGCGACGCCAAGACCATCAAGCAGTATCTGGGCAGCCTGGGGCGCATCATCCACGAAGCCGGCCTGCTGCCCTTCGACCGGCACGCCCTGGCCCAGCTGGTGGATTACGGCTCCGTGCTGGCCGAGGACCAGAAAAAGCTCTCCCTCAAGCTGCCGCTGCTGCGCGAACGCATGCTGGAGGCCTCGGCCCTGGCCCGCATGGAAGGCGCAGCCATGGTGGACGGCGCCATCCTGGCCCGGGCCATCCAGGCCAAGGAATACCGCTCCAATCTGTACGAAGAAGAGTTCATGGAAGAGTACGACCGTGAACTCATCAAGGTGGCCACCTCAGGCTCGCGCGTGGGCACGGTGAACGGGCTCTCCGTCACCTGGTACGGGGACTACGAAATCGGCCTGCCGCATCAGATCAGCGCCACCGTGGGCGTGGGGCATGGCGGCATCGTGGATCTGGAGCGCGAGGCCGAGCTGGGCGGGCCCATCCACACCAAGGCCATGATGATTCTGAAGAGCTACCTCGTCTCCCTCTTTGCCCAAGATAAGCCCTTGGTGCTCACGGGCAGCCTGTGCTTTGAACAGAGCTACGCCCATGTGGAGGGGGATTCGGCCTCCGGTGCGGAACTGGCGGCGCTGCTCTCGGCCCTGTCTGGTGCGCCGCTCAACCTCTCCCTGGCGTTCACCGGCGCGGTGAGCCAGTCCGGCGGCATCCTGGCCGTGGGCGGCGTCACGCGCAAGGTGGAGGGCTTCTTCAAGGTCTGCAAACGCCGTGGCCTCACAGGCACCCAGGGCGTGCTCCTGCCGGCAGACAACATCGTGCACCTGATGCTGTCCGAGGAGGTGCTGGAGGCCGTGCGCGCCGGGGCCTTCCATGTGTATGCGGTGGCCTCCATTGAGGAAGCCATGGAGTTGCTGACGGGCATTCCGGCCGGCAAGCCGCGCAAGGACGGGGGCTTCACCAAGGACAGCCTGTATGATCGCGTGGACAAACGCCTGGCCGCGCTGGCCAAGACGGCGCGGGAGTACGAAGGGCGGGGCAAGAGCCGCTAG
- the nifJ gene encoding pyruvate:ferredoxin (flavodoxin) oxidoreductase: MAQRTQTMDGNTAATHVAYAMSEAAAIYPITPSSTMAELADEYAVAGRKNIFGQVLDVRTMQSEAGAAGAVHGSLAAGALTTTFTASQGLLLMIPNMYKIAGELLPGVFHVSARALASHALSIFGDHQDVMACRQTGFAMLCSSSVQEVMDLALVAHLAAVESSVPFLHYFDGFRTSHEIQKIEVIDYDDMKKLMNWEKVKAFKDKAMNPEHPHMRGSAQNPDIYFQAAEASNPFHQALAHIVPMCMDKVASITGRSYKPFDYVGHPEADRVIVAMGSGCEAIEEVVNRLNDEGQAVGLIKVRLYRPFLQDEFLKALPATAACVTVLDRTREVQATGDPLYLDVCATFLEKDIQPRVVAGRYGLGSKEFTPSMVLAVYENMRSAQPKTHFTVGIVDDVTFKSLPVGPAFDTTPAGTVQCKFWGLGADGTVGANKTAIKIIGDNTDMYAQGYFAYDSKKSGGITVSHLRFGSSPIKSTYLVESADYVACHKDTYVKIYDILGDIKAGGTFVLNSAWTLEDMERELPASIKRAIARKKLKFFNIDAVKIAGEVGLGGRINMIMQTAFFKLAGVLPFEQAIELLKTSIKKAYGKKGDKIVQMNWDAVDKSVDALQAVAYPATWAEAVDHAATTTDEPEFITNVMKPILAQKGDTLPVSAFEPDGRFPVGTSQYEKRGVAILVPEWLAENCIQCNQCSFVCPHSALRPVLATDAELEGAPEGFGTLDATGKELKGLKYRMQVNTLDCMGCGNCADICPAKEKALVMKPIDTQAPAQVPNYNYAETAISYKEGLLKRESLKGSQFIKSMMEFSGACSGCGETPYVKLLTQLYGERMFVANATGCTSIWGASAPSFPYTTNTEGFGPTWGNSLFEDAAEYGYGMEMAVTQGRETLALQMRAALGMDIPQGLKDAFDGWLRNMNHAEASKSWGDRIKFLLGKMGKLCPTLQPIWDRRDLLTKKSFWVFGGDGFAYDIGYGGLDHVIAAGRDVNILVVDTEVYSNTGGQSSKATPTGAVAKFTASGKKTAKKDMALMAMTYGYVYVASVSMGANKQQTLKAFLEAEAYPGPSLILCYAPCINQGLRRGMGKTQEEGKQATLSGYWPLFRYNPMLLAEGKNPFQLDSKAPDGTVQDFLGGESRFSMLERSHPEESKRLRCEIEAQVKARYARLKAMAEAPVLEEACELAKVSMPAAPAPEFCTLTETAEHARPEEGAPCDAS; encoded by the coding sequence ATGGCCCAGCGCACCCAGACCATGGACGGCAACACCGCAGCAACGCACGTCGCATACGCGATGAGCGAGGCAGCCGCCATCTACCCCATCACTCCTTCTTCCACCATGGCCGAACTGGCGGACGAATATGCCGTGGCCGGCCGTAAAAACATCTTCGGCCAGGTGTTGGATGTACGGACCATGCAGTCCGAGGCTGGCGCTGCCGGCGCGGTGCACGGCTCCCTGGCTGCCGGCGCGTTGACCACCACGTTCACGGCGTCGCAGGGCCTGCTGCTGATGATCCCCAACATGTACAAGATTGCCGGCGAGCTGCTGCCCGGGGTGTTCCATGTGTCCGCCCGCGCCCTGGCTTCCCATGCGCTGTCCATCTTCGGCGATCATCAGGACGTGATGGCCTGCCGGCAGACCGGCTTTGCCATGCTCTGCTCCTCCTCGGTGCAGGAAGTCATGGATCTGGCCCTGGTGGCGCATCTGGCGGCCGTTGAATCCAGCGTGCCCTTCCTGCATTACTTCGACGGCTTCCGGACCTCCCACGAAATCCAGAAGATCGAAGTCATTGACTATGACGACATGAAGAAGCTGATGAACTGGGAAAAGGTCAAGGCTTTCAAAGACAAAGCCATGAACCCCGAGCACCCGCACATGCGCGGCAGCGCCCAGAACCCGGACATCTACTTCCAGGCTGCCGAAGCCTCCAACCCCTTCCACCAGGCCCTGGCGCACATCGTGCCCATGTGCATGGACAAGGTGGCTTCCATCACCGGCCGTTCCTACAAGCCCTTCGATTACGTGGGCCATCCCGAAGCGGACCGCGTCATCGTGGCCATGGGTTCGGGCTGCGAAGCCATCGAAGAAGTGGTCAACCGCCTCAACGATGAAGGCCAGGCCGTGGGCCTCATCAAGGTCCGGCTGTACCGGCCCTTCCTGCAGGACGAGTTCCTGAAGGCCCTGCCTGCCACCGCCGCCTGCGTCACCGTGCTGGACCGCACCCGCGAAGTCCAGGCCACGGGCGATCCGCTGTACCTGGACGTGTGCGCCACCTTCCTGGAGAAGGACATCCAGCCCCGCGTGGTGGCTGGCCGCTACGGCCTTGGCTCCAAGGAGTTCACTCCCTCCATGGTGCTCGCCGTGTACGAAAACATGCGCTCCGCCCAGCCCAAGACGCACTTCACCGTGGGCATTGTGGACGACGTGACCTTCAAGTCCCTGCCTGTGGGCCCGGCCTTCGACACCACCCCCGCTGGCACCGTGCAGTGCAAGTTCTGGGGCCTGGGCGCCGACGGCACCGTGGGCGCGAACAAGACCGCCATCAAGATCATCGGCGACAACACGGACATGTACGCCCAGGGCTACTTTGCGTACGACTCCAAGAAGTCCGGCGGCATCACCGTCTCCCACCTGCGTTTCGGCTCTTCGCCCATCAAGTCCACCTATCTGGTGGAAAGCGCGGATTACGTGGCCTGCCACAAGGACACCTACGTCAAGATCTATGACATCCTGGGCGACATCAAGGCTGGCGGCACCTTTGTGCTGAACTCCGCCTGGACCCTGGAAGACATGGAACGCGAGCTGCCTGCCTCCATCAAGCGCGCCATCGCCCGCAAGAAGCTGAAGTTCTTCAACATCGACGCTGTGAAGATCGCCGGTGAAGTGGGCCTGGGCGGCCGCATCAACATGATCATGCAGACGGCCTTCTTCAAGCTGGCCGGCGTGCTGCCCTTCGAGCAGGCCATTGAGCTGCTCAAGACCTCCATCAAGAAAGCCTACGGCAAGAAGGGCGACAAGATCGTCCAGATGAACTGGGACGCCGTGGACAAGTCCGTGGACGCCCTGCAGGCAGTGGCCTACCCCGCCACCTGGGCCGAGGCTGTGGACCATGCTGCGACGACGACCGACGAGCCCGAATTCATCACCAATGTGATGAAGCCCATCCTGGCCCAGAAGGGCGACACCCTGCCCGTCTCCGCCTTTGAGCCCGACGGCCGCTTCCCCGTGGGCACGTCCCAGTACGAAAAGCGCGGCGTGGCCATCCTGGTGCCCGAATGGCTTGCTGAAAACTGCATCCAGTGCAACCAGTGCTCCTTTGTCTGCCCCCACAGCGCCCTGCGCCCCGTGCTGGCCACGGACGCCGAGCTGGAAGGCGCGCCCGAAGGCTTCGGCACCCTGGACGCCACCGGCAAGGAACTCAAGGGCCTGAAGTACCGCATGCAGGTCAACACCCTGGACTGCATGGGCTGCGGCAACTGCGCAGACATCTGCCCGGCCAAGGAAAAGGCCCTGGTGATGAAGCCCATCGACACCCAGGCTCCTGCCCAGGTGCCCAACTACAACTACGCTGAGACCGCGATCTCCTACAAGGAAGGCCTGCTCAAGCGCGAATCCCTCAAGGGCTCCCAGTTCATCAAGTCCATGATGGAATTCTCCGGCGCCTGCTCCGGTTGCGGCGAAACCCCCTACGTCAAGCTGCTCACCCAGCTGTACGGCGAACGCATGTTCGTGGCCAACGCCACGGGATGCACCTCCATCTGGGGCGCTTCCGCACCGTCCTTCCCCTACACCACCAACACCGAAGGGTTTGGCCCGACCTGGGGCAACTCCCTGTTTGAAGACGCCGCCGAATACGGCTACGGCATGGAAATGGCCGTGACCCAGGGCCGCGAAACCCTGGCCCTGCAGATGCGCGCCGCCCTGGGCATGGACATCCCCCAGGGACTCAAGGACGCCTTTGACGGCTGGCTGCGCAACATGAACCACGCCGAAGCCTCCAAGAGCTGGGGCGATCGCATCAAGTTCCTGCTCGGCAAAATGGGCAAGCTCTGCCCCACCCTGCAGCCCATCTGGGACCGTCGCGACCTGCTGACCAAGAAGAGCTTCTGGGTCTTCGGCGGCGACGGCTTCGCCTATGACATCGGCTACGGCGGCCTGGACCACGTGATTGCCGCCGGCCGCGACGTGAACATCCTCGTCGTGGATACCGAAGTGTACTCCAACACCGGCGGCCAGAGCTCCAAGGCCACGCCCACCGGCGCTGTGGCCAAGTTCACCGCCTCCGGCAAGAAGACCGCCAAGAAAGACATGGCCCTCATGGCCATGACCTACGGCTACGTGTATGTGGCTTCCGTCTCCATGGGCGCCAACAAGCAGCAGACCCTCAAGGCCTTCCTGGAAGCCGAAGCCTACCCCGGCCCCTCCCTCATCCTGTGCTACGCCCCCTGCATCAACCAGGGCCTGCGCAGGGGCATGGGCAAGACCCAGGAAGAAGGCAAGCAGGCCACCCTCTCCGGCTACTGGCCGCTCTTCCGCTACAACCCCATGCTGCTGGCCGAAGGCAAGAATCCCTTCCAGCTGGATTCCAAGGCCCCGGACGGCACCGTCCAGGACTTCCTGGGCGGCGAATCCCGCTTCAGCATGCTGGAACGCAGCCATCCGGAAGAATCCAAGCGCCTGCGCTGCGAAATCGAAGCCCAGGTCAAGGCCCGCTACGCCCGTCTGAAGGCCATGGCCGAAGCCCCGGTGCTGGAAGAAGCCTGCGAACTGGCCAAGGTGAGCATGCCTGCCGCCCCGGCTCCCGAGTTCTGCACTCTCACCGAGACTGCTGAACACGCCCGGCCCGAAGAAGGCGCCCCCTGCGACGCTTCCTAA
- a CDS encoding GspE/PulE/PilB domain-containing protein — MTSASSPPSAPPAAPQRRRLGELLVTAKLISPEQRNQALDEARRNRMRLGQYLVLQKLIKEIHLVKAISFQLKVQMFHPEKHRVDAGVRELLSRAFAVQGNLCPVFRDEDVLYVAMLDPTDMHVVDEIIFATGLDVEPLICTKSQLGVLQAELYGADVLGQVTTPIPVGLRDGGLVLRDAIDLEAIQKPGAFASPQGLAANRFLDQSESRPDSPPAQTAGDVAELPSSRAVLSGPEAAALASDLSEMAANTGAAVSAAQPSLELTGDPEDDLPYVEALPVEELPQDAAAVPAGADTDAAADIFLRDTFISRRIQKVAGVKYEQAEVVRAALMLGLAVLEEEPGLVAALNLQTRDPWR, encoded by the coding sequence ATGACGTCCGCTTCGTCCCCGCCCTCTGCCCCGCCCGCTGCCCCCCAGCGCCGCAGGCTCGGTGAACTGCTGGTCACGGCCAAACTCATCAGCCCGGAGCAGCGCAACCAGGCCCTGGATGAAGCGCGCCGCAACAGGATGCGGCTGGGGCAGTATCTGGTGTTGCAAAAGCTCATCAAGGAAATCCACCTGGTGAAGGCCATCAGCTTTCAGCTCAAGGTGCAGATGTTCCATCCGGAAAAGCATCGGGTGGATGCCGGGGTCCGGGAGTTGCTGTCCAGGGCGTTTGCGGTGCAGGGCAATCTGTGCCCCGTGTTTCGGGATGAGGACGTGCTGTACGTGGCCATGCTGGATCCCACGGACATGCATGTGGTGGACGAGATTATTTTTGCCACCGGCCTGGACGTGGAGCCCCTCATCTGCACCAAAAGCCAGCTGGGCGTGCTGCAGGCGGAGCTGTACGGGGCGGACGTCCTCGGGCAGGTGACCACGCCCATTCCCGTTGGCCTTCGCGATGGCGGGCTGGTGCTCAGGGACGCCATTGATCTGGAAGCCATCCAGAAACCCGGCGCCTTTGCCTCGCCCCAGGGGCTGGCCGCCAACCGGTTCCTCGACCAGTCCGAAAGTCGGCCGGACAGTCCCCCCGCGCAGACCGCCGGGGACGTGGCCGAACTGCCGTCTTCCCGTGCCGTGCTTTCGGGACCCGAAGCCGCGGCCCTGGCCAGCGATCTTTCCGAAATGGCCGCCAACACCGGCGCGGCCGTGTCCGCAGCGCAGCCTTCCCTGGAGCTGACCGGCGACCCCGAGGACGACCTGCCCTATGTGGAGGCCCTGCCCGTGGAGGAACTCCCGCAGGACGCTGCCGCCGTGCCCGCAGGGGCAGACACGGACGCCGCAGCGGACATCTTCCTGCGCGATACGTTCATCTCCCGGCGCATCCAGAAGGTGGCCGGGGTGAAGTACGAGCAGGCCGAAGTGGTCCGCGCGGCCCTCATGCTCGGCCTGGCGGTGTTGGAGGAGGAGCCCGGTCTGGTGGCGGCCCTGAACCTCCAAACCCGCGACCCATGGCGCTGA
- a CDS encoding MFS transporter, whose protein sequence is MSTTISIANEPARARLLRSFGFDKTAPVVIAIATFSAMHCPQPLLPLLQQAFDVEKTTVSLVTTATLLPLGLAPLFYGLLLRAFPAHRLLVWGSGLLMAATLALSMAPDFPLLLGLRVVQGLLAPAVLTSLMTLAGATMRERQAAGMLSEHSIGRAMAVYVAATIFGGFFGRFLAGTVASVWGWRWGLGAVSLLTVAAWLMALGIPRSRGGSFARLELSALAEVLRKPGFLPFFCFIFVEFFIFTALLNLLPFRIAEIGAGSSPFRVAVLYVGYLIGILISLAAPWTVLRLGGEARTVRLGALVLLLCVPLFLATTYGLTFVAVLVLCIGMFQVHSVLPGWLNELGSQQRSVVNGLYLSFYYVGGAAGSALPAVLYRHSSWAWTMAALGAMQLVALALCLTGGRRTPP, encoded by the coding sequence TTGAGCACCACCATAAGCATTGCGAATGAGCCTGCGCGCGCCAGGCTCCTGCGATCCTTTGGCTTTGACAAAACCGCCCCGGTCGTCATCGCCATCGCCACGTTTTCGGCCATGCACTGTCCACAGCCGCTGTTGCCGCTGTTGCAGCAGGCCTTTGACGTGGAGAAGACTACCGTCTCCCTGGTCACCACAGCCACCCTCCTGCCCCTGGGGTTGGCGCCCCTGTTTTACGGACTCCTGCTGCGCGCGTTCCCGGCGCACCGGCTGCTGGTGTGGGGCTCGGGCCTGCTCATGGCCGCCACCCTGGCCCTGAGCATGGCGCCGGACTTCCCCCTGCTCCTGGGCCTGCGGGTAGTGCAGGGCCTGCTGGCGCCGGCGGTACTCACCTCCCTGATGACCCTGGCCGGCGCCACCATGCGCGAGCGCCAGGCTGCGGGCATGCTGTCCGAGCATTCCATCGGCCGGGCCATGGCCGTGTATGTGGCGGCCACCATCTTCGGCGGCTTTTTCGGACGGTTTCTGGCCGGGACGGTGGCGTCTGTGTGGGGCTGGCGCTGGGGGCTGGGAGCTGTTTCCCTGCTGACGGTGGCGGCGTGGCTCATGGCCCTGGGCATCCCGCGCAGCCGCGGCGGCAGCTTTGCCCGGCTGGAGCTTTCCGCCCTGGCAGAGGTGCTCCGCAAGCCGGGATTCCTGCCGTTCTTTTGCTTTATTTTTGTGGAATTTTTCATCTTTACCGCGCTGCTGAACCTCCTGCCCTTCCGCATAGCAGAGATTGGCGCCGGCAGCTCCCCGTTTCGCGTGGCCGTGCTCTATGTTGGATATCTGATCGGCATCCTTATTTCTTTGGCCGCGCCCTGGACGGTGCTGCGTCTGGGCGGTGAGGCGCGCACCGTGCGCCTGGGGGCACTGGTGCTTCTGCTGTGCGTGCCGCTGTTCCTGGCCACCACCTACGGCTTGACCTTCGTGGCCGTGCTGGTGCTGTGCATCGGCATGTTCCAGGTGCATTCCGTGCTGCCCGGCTGGCTCAACGAGCTGGGCAGCCAGCAGCGCAGCGTGGTGAACGGGCTCTACCTTTCCTTCTATTATGTGGGCGGCGCGGCCGGCTCCGCCCTGCCGGCGGTACTGTATCGGCACAGTTCCTGGGCCTGGACCATGGCCGCCCTGGGCGCAATGCAACTGGTCGCCCTGGCCCTGTGCCTGACCGGCGGACGCCGGACGCCCCCATAA